The Microbacterium foliorum genome has a window encoding:
- a CDS encoding short chain dehydrogenase, translating to MRILVIGATGQVGRTAVDALEGHEIVSASRSGEPTVDITDPASIERLFASVGQVDAVIVAVGEVPFAPLADLGRDAHESAFRGKVLSQLEVVRIGTPFVRDGGSITLTSGILAREPIATGAAASMANGAVESFVVAAAAELPRGIRINAVSPSVLEDAPAYHSSFPGFVPVSSYRVGQAFAKSVLGVQTGQVFPVD from the coding sequence ATGAGGATCCTGGTCATCGGAGCCACCGGACAGGTGGGCCGCACAGCGGTCGACGCCCTCGAGGGGCACGAGATCGTCTCCGCCTCCCGCAGCGGCGAACCGACGGTCGACATCACCGACCCGGCGTCGATCGAGCGGCTCTTCGCCTCGGTCGGTCAGGTGGATGCCGTGATCGTCGCCGTCGGAGAGGTGCCGTTCGCCCCGCTGGCCGATCTGGGGCGCGACGCCCACGAGTCGGCGTTCCGCGGCAAGGTGCTGTCGCAGCTCGAGGTCGTGCGCATCGGCACGCCGTTCGTGCGCGACGGCGGCTCGATCACGCTGACCTCCGGCATCCTCGCCCGCGAGCCGATCGCGACCGGAGCCGCTGCCTCGATGGCGAACGGGGCCGTCGAATCGTTCGTCGTGGCCGCCGCGGCCGAGCTGCCACGCGGCATCCGCATCAACGCCGTGAGCCCGTCGGTGCTGGAGGACGCGCCGGCGTATCACTCGTCGTTCCCCGGGTTCGTTCCCGTGTCGTCGTATCGAGTCGGTCAGGCCTTCGCGAAGAGCGTGCTCGGCGTGCAGACGGGGCAGGTCTTCCCGGTCGACTGA
- the ispD gene encoding 2-C-methyl-D-erythritol 4-phosphate cytidylyltransferase, with amino-acid sequence MLPVPDTAILVVAAGSGTRLDAGAPKAFVGIDTHTILRHALEGVFAAAPAQVIVVAPAGFEGDAETELRAAAGDRIDLGRVVTGGDTRQRSVAAGLDALWGDVTRVLVHDAARALTPPEVIDAVAAAVDGETGIIPALPVVDTLKRVDGDTITAPVDRSQLAAAQTPQGFPRALLDDAYAAAAASGIDYTDDAALFAAAGHRVRRIPGSARSFKITTPDDLERARHLLAAREAAPAEAMTERSSRPSSGPRVGLGTDVHAFGGEGSLWLAGLEWPGEPALSGHSDGDAVAHAIVDALLGAAGLGDIGEHFGTAHPEYAGAHAEAFLARTREILAEAGFTIGNVSAQFQSNRPRFSGRRAEAERVLSDALGGAPVAITATTTDGLGFPGRGEGVAVTAVAMIHPV; translated from the coding sequence ATGCTTCCCGTCCCAGACACCGCGATCCTCGTCGTCGCCGCCGGTTCCGGCACCCGACTGGATGCCGGAGCGCCCAAGGCGTTCGTCGGCATCGACACGCACACGATCCTGCGGCATGCGCTCGAGGGCGTCTTCGCCGCCGCCCCGGCGCAGGTGATCGTCGTCGCGCCCGCCGGGTTCGAAGGCGACGCCGAGACGGAGCTGCGCGCGGCGGCGGGCGACCGGATCGACCTCGGACGCGTCGTCACGGGCGGCGACACCCGTCAGCGCTCCGTCGCCGCGGGGCTCGACGCGCTGTGGGGCGATGTCACGCGGGTGCTCGTGCACGATGCCGCGCGGGCGCTGACACCCCCCGAAGTGATCGACGCGGTGGCTGCGGCGGTCGACGGCGAGACGGGGATCATCCCCGCCCTTCCGGTGGTCGACACCCTGAAGCGGGTCGACGGCGACACGATCACCGCGCCGGTCGATCGCTCGCAGCTGGCCGCCGCGCAGACGCCGCAGGGCTTTCCCCGCGCGCTGCTCGACGACGCGTACGCGGCGGCCGCGGCATCCGGCATCGACTACACCGACGATGCGGCCCTCTTCGCGGCGGCGGGCCATCGCGTGCGGCGGATCCCCGGGTCGGCACGAAGCTTCAAGATCACGACGCCGGACGACCTGGAACGCGCCCGCCATCTGCTCGCCGCCCGCGAGGCCGCGCCCGCCGAGGCGATGACGGAGCGGTCCTCGCGGCCCTCGAGCGGCCCCAGGGTGGGACTCGGCACCGACGTGCACGCCTTCGGAGGAGAGGGGTCGCTGTGGCTGGCCGGTCTCGAATGGCCGGGGGAGCCGGCGCTGTCCGGTCACTCCGACGGCGACGCGGTCGCGCATGCGATCGTGGATGCGCTGCTCGGTGCGGCAGGGCTCGGCGACATCGGCGAGCACTTCGGCACCGCGCATCCCGAGTACGCGGGCGCCCACGCCGAGGCCTTCCTCGCGCGGACCAGGGAGATCCTCGCCGAGGCCGGCTTCACGATCGGCAACGTGTCGGCCCAGTTCCAGAGCAACCGTCCCCGCTTCAGCGGCCGACGGGCGGAGGCCGAGCGCGTGCTGTCGGACGCACTCGGGGGCGCCCCGGTCGCGATCACCGCCACGACCACCGACGGCCTGGGCTTCCCCGGCCGTGGCGAAGGGGTCGCGGTCACCGCGGTCGCCATGATCCACCCGGTCTGA
- a CDS encoding CarD family transcriptional regulator, which translates to MLFEVGETVVYPHHGAATIIEVKERIIKGEAKKYLKLNVTQGDLIIEVPAENVDLVGVRDVIGREGLDHVFEVLRAPFTEEPTNWSRRYKANLEKLASGDVIKVSEVVRDLWRRDQDRGLSAGEKRMLAKARQILISELALAEKTDEDKAGALLDEVLAS; encoded by the coding sequence ATGCTTTTTGAGGTTGGCGAGACTGTCGTCTATCCGCACCATGGCGCTGCGACCATCATCGAGGTCAAGGAGCGCATCATCAAGGGTGAGGCGAAGAAATACCTGAAGCTCAACGTCACCCAGGGGGACCTCATCATCGAGGTGCCCGCTGAGAACGTCGATCTGGTCGGGGTCCGCGATGTGATCGGCCGCGAAGGCCTCGATCACGTGTTCGAGGTGCTGCGCGCCCCGTTCACCGAGGAGCCCACGAACTGGTCGCGTCGTTACAAGGCGAACCTCGAGAAACTCGCCTCCGGCGATGTCATCAAGGTGAGCGAGGTCGTGCGCGACCTGTGGCGTCGGGATCAGGACCGCGGACTGTCTGCGGGAGAGAAGCGGATGCTGGCCAAGGCGCGTCAGATCCTGATCTCCGAGCTGGCTCTCGCGGAGAAGACCGACGAGGACAAGGCGGGCGCACTGCTCGACGAGGTCCTCGCTTCCTGA